A genomic segment from Chitinophaga flava encodes:
- a CDS encoding DUF4876 domain-containing protein, which produces MRRILTAITAIALLAACNKDKTAPLQPVDISVALQLSGEQNNLEMPYQGAKVTIINQTNNSKYTDSITVTNSNMVKFRQVIPGTYHITAELLVSAADYEKVTGQKVSGTVIFSGTLTAAAVASSNALLVELRTGGGTDGWVFKQIYYAGSHVKDGASFRDQFIELYNNSDQVLYADSLYFAQIAGVNTALSKIDYNKGWYMGATGQYDWSKMSGNAAPNANTDFFYASAIFRIPGTGSTYPVAPGKSLIIASTAINHKVPFVDNGGTEVSVRNPDLTVDLSKADFDVYMGDFPGKTPLSSDLKTTVTKLVVIANVNRDLILDNLGRDGFMLFRTKADIKTQWKQYKLPDAGPTEDKTYFGMPKSALEIYDAVEIQPSDLASRVPKRLSVELDAGFSYVPNGKYSSQALLRKTHKTINGRVVLQDTNNSILDFVTIKADPSKNAFTGK; this is translated from the coding sequence ATGAGAAGGATACTTACTGCTATCACGGCGATAGCGCTTTTGGCCGCGTGCAACAAAGATAAAACAGCCCCGCTGCAACCAGTGGATATCTCCGTAGCACTGCAGCTCTCCGGGGAACAGAACAACCTGGAAATGCCTTATCAAGGTGCTAAAGTCACCATCATCAATCAGACAAACAATTCAAAATACACTGACAGTATCACTGTTACCAATAGCAATATGGTAAAGTTCCGGCAGGTGATACCGGGTACTTATCATATTACTGCGGAGCTGCTCGTTTCGGCGGCAGACTATGAAAAGGTTACCGGACAGAAAGTAAGTGGCACCGTAATTTTTTCAGGTACCTTAACAGCCGCCGCTGTAGCCAGTTCCAATGCACTGTTGGTGGAGCTCAGAACAGGTGGTGGTACTGACGGGTGGGTATTCAAACAGATCTATTACGCCGGCTCCCATGTTAAAGACGGCGCCAGCTTCAGAGACCAGTTTATTGAGCTCTATAACAATTCAGACCAGGTGCTCTATGCCGATAGTCTTTACTTTGCGCAGATAGCCGGTGTAAACACGGCTCTGTCAAAGATTGATTATAACAAGGGTTGGTATATGGGCGCAACAGGGCAGTACGACTGGTCCAAAATGTCAGGCAATGCAGCACCTAATGCCAATACAGATTTTTTCTATGCCAGTGCTATATTTCGTATACCCGGTACCGGTAGTACCTATCCTGTGGCGCCTGGCAAAAGTCTGATCATCGCTTCTACAGCTATTAATCATAAGGTACCTTTCGTCGATAACGGTGGGACTGAAGTATCTGTCCGCAATCCGGACCTGACCGTAGATTTAAGCAAGGCGGATTTTGATGTATATATGGGTGACTTCCCGGGTAAAACACCACTCAGTTCTGATCTGAAAACAACTGTTACAAAACTGGTGGTAATCGCAAACGTTAACAGAGACCTGATCCTCGATAATCTCGGCCGCGATGGATTTATGTTGTTCAGAACAAAAGCTGATATCAAAACACAGTGGAAGCAGTATAAATTACCGGATGCCGGACCCACAGAAGACAAAACCTATTTCGGCATGCCTAAGTCTGCATTGGAGATCTATGATGCGGTAGAGATACAGCCTTCCGATCTGGCCAGCCGCGTGCCCAAACGTTTGTCTGTAGAGCTGGATGCCGGCTTTAGTTATGTGCCCAATGGAAAATATTCCAGTCAGGCCCTGCTGCGTAAAACACATAAAACGATAAACGGAAGAGTGGTGTTGCAGGATACTAATAACTCCATTCTGGACTTTGTGACGATCAAGGCTGATCCGTCCAAAAATGCATTTACCGGTAAATAG